TACCGTGCTCGACGCCGACCACACCGGCCTGGAGGACGTCAAGGACCGGATCGTGGAGTACCTGGCCGTTCGCAAGCTGCGGGCCGACCGCGGCCTGCCGGCGGTCAGCGGACGGGGCTCAGGGGCGATCGTGGCCCTGGTGGGCCCGCCCGGGGTGGGCAAGACCTCGCTGGGCGAATCGGTGGCCCGCGCCCTGGGCCGCAAGTTCGTCCGGGTCGCCCTCGGAGGCGTGCGGGACGAGGCCGAGGTGAGGGGCCACCGGCGCACCTACGTCGGCGCCCAGCCCGGTCGGGTCGTCCGGGCGTTGCAGGAGGCGGGCACCATGAACCCCGTGTTCCTGCTCGACGAGGTCGACAAGCTGGGTTCGGACTGGAGGGGCGACCCCTCCTCGGCCTTGCTGGAGGTCCTCGACCCGGCCCAGAACCACACGTTCCGCGACCACTACCTCGAAGTCGACCTCGACCTGTCCGAGGTGCTGTTCATCGCCACCGCCAACGTGGTCGAGACCATCCCCGGCCCTTTGCTGGACCGCATGGAGGTCATCGCCCTCGACGGCTACACCGAGGACGAGAAGGTGGCCATCGCCCGCGACCACCTGATGGCCCGCCAGCTCGAACGCAACGGCTTGGGGGCCGAGGAGTGCGTGGTCTCCGACGACGCCTTCCGGCGCATCACGGCCGACTACACCCGAGAGGCCGGGGTGCGCAACCTCGAACGGGAGCTGGGCAAGCTCCTGCGTAAGGTGGCCACCAAGGTGGCTTCCGGCGACGAGGCCGTGCCGGTGACCGTGGGGGCCGACGACGTGGCCGCTTACCTGGGCCGCCCCCGCCACTTCTTCGAGGCGGCCGAGCGCACGGCCGTCCCGGGCGTGGCCACCGGCCTGGCGGTCACGGGCGTGGGCGGCGACGTGCTGTTCATCGAGGCCACCGGCCTGCCTGGGGGCGAGGGCCCTCGCCTGGTGTTGACCGGCCAGCTGGGGGAGGTCATGAAGGAGTCGGCCGAGATCGCCCTGTCGTGGGTGCGCTCCCGGTCGGCCGACCTGGGCGCGGGGGACGGCCCGTCACGCTTCCACCTTCACGTGCCCGCGGGCGCGGTGCCCAAGGACGGCCCTTCGGCGGGCGTGACGATGACCACTGCACTGGCCAGCCTGGTCACGGGCCGGCCCGTGCGCCCCACGGTGGGCATGACCGGTGAGGTCACCCTCCAGGGCCGGGTGCTGGCTATCGGCGGCGTCAAGCAGAAGGTGCTGGCCGCCCACCGGTCCGGCCTGCGCGAGGTCATCCTGCCCAGTCGCAACGGG
This window of the Actinomycetota bacterium genome carries:
- the lon gene encoding endopeptidase La, translating into MPDLKTQTLPLLPLATGVVLPGMVVTIALESPEARAAVGASDGSEGRIVMVPRIDDRFARVGTIAKIEDRGDLPNGTKVVVVRGIERGVIGVGVPGLSAGPATWVEVEPVRPGPASQRASDLAREYRAVVENILDERGAGHMSELFRGINEPGAMADTAGYSPDLTLEQKVELLETVDVEERLEKVLAWANGVLADLALKARIHQDVTEGMEKTQREFLLRQQMAAIRKELGEGDDGEGAVEEYRRRLSESGAPDDVRASVEREIGRLERTSEQSPEHGWIRTWLDTVLEVPWGERSEDRLDVAEARTVLDADHTGLEDVKDRIVEYLAVRKLRADRGLPAVSGRGSGAIVALVGPPGVGKTSLGESVARALGRKFVRVALGGVRDEAEVRGHRRTYVGAQPGRVVRALQEAGTMNPVFLLDEVDKLGSDWRGDPSSALLEVLDPAQNHTFRDHYLEVDLDLSEVLFIATANVVETIPGPLLDRMEVIALDGYTEDEKVAIARDHLMARQLERNGLGAEECVVSDDAFRRITADYTREAGVRNLERELGKLLRKVATKVASGDEAVPVTVGADDVAAYLGRPRHFFEAAERTAVPGVATGLAVTGVGGDVLFIEATGLPGGEGPRLVLTGQLGEVMKESAEIALSWVRSRSADLGAGDGPSRFHLHVPAGAVPKDGPSAGVTMTTALASLVTGRPVRPTVGMTGEVTLQGRVLAIGGVKQKVLAAHRSGLREVILPSRNGADLDDVPEAVRAQMTFHLVDDVRQVLDIALEPALAGSREQPAAA